Proteins from a genomic interval of Mesobacillus sp. S13:
- a CDS encoding acyl-CoA thioesterase: MEGLSTNVSRTFQNVLVLPPDTNHLGTIFGGTVLAYIDEIAAIAAMKHSRTAVVTASIDSVNFLSSAVVGDILTLEAIVISTGRTSMEVFVKVESENLKTCKKTLTTTSILTMVAKDEKGTPVPVAKVIPENDEEWQLFNTADMRRQHRLEKRKSNQAGGIVNEQSSKRG, encoded by the coding sequence ATGGAAGGATTATCAACAAATGTGTCGAGGACTTTTCAAAATGTGCTTGTTTTGCCTCCGGACACCAACCATCTTGGGACGATTTTTGGCGGAACGGTATTGGCATATATTGATGAAATTGCTGCGATAGCGGCGATGAAACACAGCAGAACGGCAGTCGTCACGGCCTCGATTGACTCGGTTAATTTTCTCTCTTCCGCAGTAGTGGGCGATATATTGACCCTGGAAGCAATCGTGATTTCGACAGGGAGAACATCCATGGAAGTGTTCGTAAAAGTGGAAAGCGAAAACTTGAAGACTTGTAAAAAGACTTTGACGACCACCTCGATTTTAACCATGGTCGCTAAGGATGAAAAGGGTACTCCCGTTCCGGTGGCAAAGGTCATTCCAGAGAATGATGAGGAGTGGCAGCTGTTCAACACGGCTGATATGAGAAGGCAGCATAGACTGGAAAAGAGGAAGAGTAATCAAGCTGGAGGGATCGTGAATGAGCAATCAAGTAAAAGAGGATAG
- a CDS encoding ribonucleotide-diphosphate reductase subunit beta, whose amino-acid sequence MKKRVLIDVDAPNASTGIINGRSSNILNWDDVRYQWAYPKYKRMLGNFWTPFEINMSKDIKQFPALSEKEQDTFLKIIGLLALLDSIQTDYAGKVADYLTDSSLNALMIMLAQQEVIHNHSYSYVLSSIVSKSKQEEVFDYWRTEPTLSKRNEFITDGYKGFAQNPSIENLLHSIVYDVILEGLFFYSGFAFFYNLARNQKMVGTSTMINYINRDEQLHVGLFERIFKEILHENPEYDTSSLREFGTAAFREAAQLEIHWAEYIIGNEIDGLLISDLENYIKFMANKRAEQLGFAAPFEGYRTNPLRWIIAYQEVDLGKTDFFEQKSRQYTKTSDENGFDEL is encoded by the coding sequence ATGAAAAAAAGAGTGCTGATTGATGTCGATGCGCCTAATGCTTCAACCGGTATCATCAATGGCAGGAGTTCGAATATCCTGAATTGGGATGATGTGCGTTACCAATGGGCATATCCAAAATATAAGAGGATGCTCGGGAATTTCTGGACTCCTTTTGAAATCAACATGTCAAAGGATATCAAACAGTTTCCCGCACTATCTGAAAAGGAACAGGATACATTTTTAAAAATCATCGGGCTGCTGGCATTGCTCGACAGCATTCAAACCGACTATGCCGGTAAAGTGGCTGATTACCTTACCGACTCCAGTTTGAATGCGCTGATGATCATGCTGGCCCAGCAGGAAGTGATTCATAACCATTCCTACAGCTATGTGCTGTCAAGCATCGTTTCCAAATCGAAGCAGGAGGAAGTGTTCGACTACTGGAGGACAGAACCGACTTTAAGCAAGCGGAACGAATTCATCACGGACGGGTACAAAGGTTTTGCACAGAATCCGAGCATTGAAAACCTGCTGCATTCCATTGTTTATGATGTCATCCTTGAGGGCTTGTTTTTTTACTCAGGCTTCGCTTTCTTTTATAATCTGGCGCGCAATCAGAAAATGGTCGGCACGAGCACGATGATTAATTATATCAACCGTGACGAACAGCTTCATGTAGGGCTATTTGAAAGAATCTTCAAGGAAATCCTGCATGAAAATCCAGAGTATGACACTAGCTCCTTGAGGGAATTTGGCACTGCCGCCTTCCGGGAAGCAGCACAGCTGGAGATACATTGGGCAGAGTATATCATCGGCAACGAGATTGACGGCCTGCTCATCTCAGACCTCGAAAACTATATAAAATTCATGGCCAACAAACGGGCAGAACAACTGGGCTTTGCTGCTCCCTTCGAAGGGTATCGCACCAATCCGCTAAGATGGATCATCGCCTATCAGGAAGTGGATCTCGGAAAAACCGACTTCTTCGAGCAAAAATCAAGACAGTACACCAAGACCTCCGATGAGAATGGATTTGATGAACTGTAG
- a CDS encoding sugar O-acetyltransferase: MKTEKEKMLAGEMYNPADPVLVKEREEARRKVRLYNQTLETEGEKRTKLLKELLGSTGETVVMEPNIRFDYGYNTHVGENFFANFDCTILDVCEVRFGDNCMLAPGVQIYTATHPLDPTERNSGREYAKPITFGNNVWIGGSAIINPGVTVGDNAVIASGAVVTKDVPDSVVVGGNPARVIKKIEL, translated from the coding sequence ATGAAAACTGAAAAAGAAAAGATGCTGGCAGGGGAAATGTACAACCCTGCAGACCCGGTATTGGTAAAAGAGCGTGAGGAAGCAAGGCGAAAAGTGAGGCTCTATAATCAAACATTAGAAACGGAAGGCGAAAAACGGACGAAGTTATTAAAGGAATTGCTCGGTTCAACAGGGGAAACGGTCGTGATGGAGCCCAATATACGGTTCGATTATGGCTATAACACTCATGTCGGCGAGAATTTCTTTGCCAATTTCGACTGTACGATCCTCGATGTTTGTGAAGTCCGTTTTGGCGACAATTGTATGCTTGCACCAGGTGTTCAAATCTATACAGCCACCCATCCGCTTGACCCAACTGAACGGAATTCGGGACGGGAATATGCGAAGCCGATTACGTTTGGAAACAATGTCTGGATTGGCGGAAGTGCCATCATCAACCCGGGAGTGACGGTTGGTGACAATGCCGTGATTGCTTCAGGGGCAGTCGTGACGAAGGATGTGCCGGATAGCGTGGTAGTTGGCGGAAATCCAGCCAGGGTGATCAAGAAGATTGAACTGTAA
- a CDS encoding ribonucleoside-diphosphate reductase subunit alpha, whose product MSNQVKEDRAAKQIEEMERAFPLLDFSDFKEKTEQALRVKNMTDDQVKNMLILNAVERIDRNEPDWTYVAARLYQKRLYKLSSSFRGATGYGSFYELINRLIEIGIYDGKIVESYSREEIDFLERVIEPERDELFTYIGLLTMVERYLARTHTGDVAELPQERFMIIAMTLLAEEPKEKRLQLVEEAYWALSNLYMTVATPTLANAGKSYGQLSSCFIDTVADDLRSIYDSNTDISTLSKNGGGIGVYLGKIRSRGSDIKGFKGISSGVIPWMKQLNNTAVSVDQLGQRQGAIAVYLDVWHKDIFPFLDAKLNNGDERQRTHDLFTGICLPDLFMEQVEKRGDWYLFDPHEVRRVMGYSLEDFFDEEKGTGSFRDKYWECVYHPGLSHEVVPAIEIFKSIMISQLETGTPYMFYRDQVNRLNANHHKGMIYCSNLCTEITQNMSPTLLEEEKVEDGKILIYKKPGDFVVCNLSSISLAKSVMDEVLERVIHILVRMLDNVIDINEIPVLQAQLTNKNYRGIGLGTFGWHHLLALKGIKWESEEAVEYCDTLYEKIAYLTISASMELAKEKGAYPYFEGSDWCTGQFFEKRQYKGKMWGDLSEEVKEHGIRNGYLMAVAPNSSTSILAGSTASIDPIFRLEYSEEKKDYKIPVTAPDLTAETMWFYKTAYNVDQHWSIRQNARRQRHIDQSISFNFYVKNTIKAKALLDLHLDAWKSGLKTTYYVRSTSSSDFVECESCHS is encoded by the coding sequence ATGAGCAATCAAGTAAAAGAGGATAGAGCCGCGAAGCAGATCGAAGAAATGGAACGAGCATTCCCACTGCTGGACTTTTCGGATTTTAAAGAAAAAACGGAACAGGCTCTTCGGGTGAAAAATATGACAGATGACCAGGTCAAGAACATGCTGATTCTGAACGCAGTAGAGCGAATTGACCGGAATGAGCCAGATTGGACCTATGTTGCAGCACGGCTTTACCAGAAGAGATTGTACAAGCTTAGTTCGTCCTTCAGAGGAGCAACTGGTTACGGATCCTTCTATGAATTGATCAATAGGTTGATAGAAATAGGGATCTATGATGGGAAAATCGTAGAATCTTACTCACGGGAAGAAATCGATTTTCTTGAGAGAGTCATTGAGCCCGAGAGAGACGAACTGTTTACATATATTGGCCTGTTAACGATGGTGGAAAGGTACCTGGCACGCACGCATACAGGGGATGTTGCTGAACTGCCGCAGGAGCGGTTCATGATTATCGCCATGACCCTTCTGGCGGAAGAGCCGAAAGAAAAGCGGCTTCAATTAGTGGAGGAAGCTTACTGGGCGCTTTCAAACCTCTATATGACTGTGGCGACTCCAACGCTAGCCAATGCCGGCAAAAGCTATGGCCAGCTATCGAGCTGCTTTATCGATACGGTGGCTGATGATTTAAGGAGCATCTATGATTCCAACACGGACATTTCTACCTTAAGTAAGAACGGAGGAGGCATCGGTGTCTATCTCGGGAAAATCAGGAGCCGCGGCAGTGATATTAAAGGCTTTAAAGGGATCAGTTCAGGTGTCATTCCATGGATGAAGCAGCTGAATAACACAGCGGTTTCGGTCGATCAATTGGGGCAGCGCCAGGGTGCAATCGCTGTCTACCTGGATGTGTGGCATAAAGACATTTTCCCATTCCTTGACGCAAAGCTGAACAATGGGGACGAGCGCCAGCGTACCCATGATTTATTCACAGGCATCTGCCTCCCGGACCTTTTTATGGAGCAAGTAGAAAAACGCGGGGACTGGTATTTGTTTGACCCTCATGAGGTAAGGCGCGTCATGGGCTATTCGCTTGAGGATTTCTTTGATGAGGAGAAGGGGACAGGCTCCTTCCGGGATAAGTACTGGGAATGCGTCTATCATCCAGGCTTGTCACATGAAGTGGTACCTGCCATCGAAATCTTTAAATCAATCATGATTTCCCAGCTTGAAACCGGCACTCCTTATATGTTTTACAGGGACCAGGTGAACAGGCTGAATGCCAATCATCATAAGGGTATGATTTACTGCAGCAATCTTTGCACGGAAATTACCCAGAACATGAGCCCGACCCTCCTGGAAGAGGAAAAAGTGGAGGATGGGAAGATTTTAATCTATAAAAAGCCAGGCGACTTTGTCGTCTGTAACTTATCCTCGATTTCCCTGGCGAAAAGTGTCATGGATGAGGTTCTTGAGAGAGTGATTCATATACTGGTCCGAATGCTTGATAACGTCATCGATATCAATGAAATCCCTGTACTGCAGGCACAGTTGACCAATAAGAATTATCGGGGAATCGGACTGGGAACATTCGGCTGGCATCATCTTCTCGCTCTGAAAGGAATCAAATGGGAGAGTGAAGAAGCTGTCGAGTATTGTGATACTCTCTATGAAAAAATCGCCTATTTAACGATCAGTGCAAGCATGGAGCTGGCAAAGGAAAAAGGGGCTTATCCTTATTTCGAAGGATCAGATTGGTGTACAGGACAGTTTTTCGAGAAGAGGCAGTATAAAGGAAAAATGTGGGGGGATCTCTCAGAGGAAGTAAAAGAGCATGGCATCAGGAACGGATACCTGATGGCAGTGGCGCCGAATTCCTCCACCTCGATCCTGGCAGGTTCGACAGCAAGCATAGACCCGATTTTCAGGCTTGAGTACTCGGAGGAGAAGAAAGATTACAAGATTCCGGTGACCGCACCTGACTTAACAGCGGAAACGATGTGGTTCTATAAGACGGCCTACAATGTGGACCAGCACTGGAGCATCAGGCAGAATGCAAGGCGCCAGCGCCATATTGACCAATCCATCTCGTTTAATTTTTATGTGAAAAATACGATCAAAGCAAAGGCGCTCCTGGATTTGCATCTGGATGCCTGGAAATCCGGATTGAAGACCACATATTATGTGCGTTCCACATCGAGCAGTGATTTTGTGGAATGTGAAAGCTGCCATAGTTAA